Proteins from a genomic interval of Sphingobacterium sp. SYP-B4668:
- a CDS encoding PorP/SprF family type IX secretion system membrane protein: protein MKYGKYAAMIVAGCLGLTKVNAQQSIQFTQYMFNSMSVNPAYAGYKEEWFAQLGLRSQWTGLDGAPKTGTVSLDGVLDPYTKRHGVGMNITSDRLGAQSATSFYANYAFRLQLDNEDTQRLSLGIAGGFTQYSLDGNKLRPTEGNDQVLPDGKISDLVPDIRLGVYYYNPRWYAGVSVQDLFNGTNSGSDYRFNQNTTESLYRTINGYFIAGALFELDKGVHFRPSILIKEDFKGPTALDLNAMFVFNGKFWIGAGYRTRAKVFNREYQDRTVDKLSSMNAVTGIAQFYATDRLRIGYSYDAMLNKMSGIQNGSHEITLGLTFGRRGATQYLNPRFF, encoded by the coding sequence ATGAAATACGGAAAATATGCAGCGATGATAGTAGCAGGATGCTTGGGCTTAACGAAAGTTAACGCCCAGCAAAGTATCCAGTTTACACAATATATGTTTAATTCCATGAGTGTCAATCCGGCGTATGCTGGATATAAAGAAGAGTGGTTTGCTCAGTTGGGACTTCGTAGTCAATGGACAGGACTAGATGGTGCTCCTAAAACGGGGACAGTATCACTGGATGGGGTACTCGATCCCTATACCAAACGACATGGAGTGGGGATGAACATTACCTCAGATAGGTTGGGGGCTCAGTCTGCTACATCATTCTATGCAAACTATGCTTTTCGTTTGCAATTAGATAATGAAGATACCCAACGTCTGAGTTTGGGTATTGCGGGGGGATTTACGCAGTATAGCCTAGATGGAAATAAGTTGCGACCTACTGAAGGGAATGATCAAGTGCTTCCTGACGGGAAAATTTCAGATCTAGTGCCGGACATCCGATTAGGTGTGTATTATTATAATCCGCGTTGGTATGCTGGGGTCTCGGTACAAGATTTATTCAATGGCACGAACTCAGGAAGCGACTATAGATTCAACCAAAATACAACGGAAAGTCTTTATCGCACCATTAATGGTTATTTTATTGCTGGGGCATTATTTGAACTGGATAAGGGGGTACATTTTAGACCAAGCATATTGATTAAAGAGGATTTTAAAGGGCCTACGGCTTTGGACCTAAATGCGATGTTTGTATTTAATGGAAAATTTTGGATAGGTGCCGGCTACCGCACAAGAGCAAAAGTGTTTAATCGCGAGTATCAAGATAGAACGGTCGATAAGTTGAGTTCTATGAATGCAGTCACAGGAATTGCACAATTTTATGCGACAGACCGTTTGAGGATTGGATATTCCTATGATGCAATGCTTAATAAGATGAGTGGCATACAGAATGGATCTCATGAGATAACCCTTGGTTTGACCTTTGGAAGAAGAGGTGCTACACAGTATTTGAATCCTCGTTTCTTCTAA
- a CDS encoding OmpA family protein, whose translation MNVFKKLIFAAAFSASIIGVSQVEAQEQLSLRDKAYQFYLAGEYAKAANIYGRIQEKKELTTKEVAAVADAFYQINEYNSAEQWLQRLTQLDPKDAEASWKYARILKINGKYDDARTSFLEFKKHFPESKDITLELAGCDSALLWMKDPSAHVIKNENEVNTSFAEFGILALSNGVLYTAEPSVQSAAISGMTGNAYLKIFSAGRDDDGISLKYPVLMGDIFNDAKYHVGPVASNEDQDVLFVTRTYAGKDAEKVKRDGMRFKKHNLELMIYKKSGETWVGEPFQYNNVEKYSVGHAGLSTDGKVLYFASDMPGGNGGVDIWYSQQNSDGTWATPQNAGREVNSAGDEMFPSLFGDTLYFSSDGYAGMGGLDIYKAIGSKSNFKARQSLKYPVNSSADDFAFVVSADDQDQQYGYLSSNRSGGAGDDDIYSFVYTKPKITITLQGKVYDKATSELLDGSTATMFDAKGKLLSTFHVNGSNFERELEKKTAYKVVVTKEGYMSDSTFIAAIHPTKDTTVFATFNLQPVNKKGITFVLDNIYYDFDKSDIRKDAAVVLDQLVNVMNENPTLKIELSSHTDSRGSDSYNLKLSDRRAKSAVDYIISRGVAKERLVSKGYGETRLVNNCANGVKCSEAEHQANRRTEVEVLEY comes from the coding sequence ATGAATGTGTTTAAGAAACTAATTTTTGCAGCTGCCTTTAGCGCTTCAATAATAGGTGTAAGTCAGGTAGAAGCTCAAGAGCAGCTTTCTTTGCGAGACAAAGCGTATCAGTTTTATCTAGCAGGGGAATATGCCAAAGCGGCAAATATCTATGGTCGTATTCAAGAAAAAAAGGAATTGACGACTAAGGAAGTAGCGGCTGTTGCCGACGCTTTCTATCAAATTAATGAGTATAATTCGGCGGAACAATGGCTCCAGCGATTGACGCAACTCGATCCAAAAGATGCTGAAGCCTCTTGGAAATATGCGCGAATCCTGAAAATCAATGGTAAGTATGATGATGCTCGTACTAGCTTTTTGGAGTTCAAAAAGCACTTTCCGGAAAGCAAAGATATAACGCTCGAGCTAGCCGGATGTGACTCGGCATTGCTTTGGATGAAAGACCCAAGTGCACATGTGATTAAGAATGAGAATGAAGTCAATACCAGCTTTGCTGAATTCGGGATTTTGGCATTGAGTAATGGTGTACTATATACGGCCGAGCCTTCTGTTCAATCGGCAGCTATTAGTGGGATGACGGGAAATGCCTATCTCAAGATTTTTTCTGCTGGCAGGGACGATGATGGTATTTCGCTGAAATACCCGGTATTGATGGGGGATATTTTCAATGATGCTAAGTATCATGTCGGACCGGTAGCTTCTAATGAAGATCAAGATGTCCTTTTCGTCACGCGTACCTATGCCGGAAAAGATGCAGAAAAAGTCAAAAGAGATGGTATGCGATTTAAGAAGCATAATCTTGAATTGATGATTTACAAGAAGAGTGGTGAGACTTGGGTGGGAGAACCATTTCAGTATAATAATGTAGAGAAGTATTCAGTAGGACATGCAGGATTGAGTACCGATGGAAAAGTTTTGTACTTTGCTTCAGATATGCCTGGTGGAAATGGTGGAGTAGATATTTGGTATAGTCAACAAAATAGTGACGGTACATGGGCAACTCCTCAAAATGCTGGTCGGGAAGTCAATTCAGCAGGGGACGAAATGTTTCCTTCGCTTTTTGGTGATACATTATATTTCTCAAGCGACGGTTACGCAGGAATGGGCGGACTTGATATTTACAAGGCTATCGGCAGTAAGAGCAACTTTAAAGCAAGGCAAAGTTTGAAGTACCCAGTAAATTCTTCCGCAGATGATTTTGCATTTGTAGTAAGCGCAGATGATCAAGATCAACAGTACGGATATCTTTCTTCCAACAGATCTGGTGGTGCGGGTGACGATGATATCTATTCATTCGTATATACTAAGCCAAAGATTACAATTACGTTGCAAGGTAAAGTATATGACAAAGCGACATCTGAATTGCTGGATGGATCTACCGCGACGATGTTTGATGCGAAAGGTAAACTACTTTCTACCTTTCATGTAAATGGATCGAATTTTGAGCGTGAATTGGAAAAGAAAACCGCCTATAAAGTGGTGGTGACAAAAGAAGGTTATATGTCGGATTCTACTTTCATTGCAGCAATCCATCCAACAAAGGACACCACCGTATTTGCTACGTTTAATTTACAACCTGTAAATAAAAAGGGAATTACCTTTGTATTGGACAATATCTATTATGATTTTGATAAGTCTGACATTAGAAAAGATGCGGCAGTCGTATTGGATCAACTGGTCAATGTAATGAACGAGAATCCGACGTTGAAAATTGAGTTGTCCAGCCATACTGATAGTAGAGGGTCAGATAGTTATAATCTCAAGTTGTCAGATAGGAGAGCAAAATCTGCAGTGGATTACATCATAAGCCGAGGAGTAGCTAAAGAACGATTGGTTTCCAAAGGCTATGGCGAAACTAGGCTTGTTAATAATTGTGCAAATGGCGTGAAATGTTCAGAAGCTGAACACCAAGCAAATCGACGCACAGAAGTTGAGGTATTGGAATATTAA
- a CDS encoding helix-turn-helix domain-containing protein, whose amino-acid sequence MSVLYLWRRFTVFEILLTLILLLQLVQLGIICLDGHFPLPLLYGPLYWSAYRYYSQASIRQIQQELVCGAVPFLWFGIWYLYNGNANGSVYFSYYIPLALIEQLVYPVMILYGLYRKKTHSMQSNLLRQLMALAIGTLIFVLVDLLDRYGGFVGYFDFNASYTVAFTMGVSIFMLGYYLFGYHLEDERKTVVREESVEQREFSVVHETTLLLVTIMERDQLYLNPKLTLSDIAAYTKLRKAEISQCLNIVLGQSYYEWLAGYRVQYAIRLLGESGANYKLEAIAHSCGFSSKTTFVQYFKEIVGILPSTYRNDLLTR is encoded by the coding sequence ATGAGTGTTTTGTACCTATGGAGACGATTTACAGTGTTTGAGATTTTGTTAACACTGATTTTGCTATTACAATTAGTCCAACTTGGAATAATTTGTCTGGACGGACATTTTCCCTTGCCCTTATTGTATGGACCGCTCTATTGGTCCGCTTATAGGTATTATTCTCAAGCGTCAATACGTCAGATACAACAAGAACTAGTCTGTGGGGCTGTTCCTTTCCTATGGTTTGGTATTTGGTATTTATACAATGGCAATGCCAATGGCTCTGTCTATTTCAGCTATTATATACCCCTTGCATTGATTGAGCAATTAGTTTACCCAGTCATGATTTTGTATGGACTGTATAGAAAAAAGACACATTCGATGCAGTCCAATCTTCTACGGCAATTGATGGCATTGGCAATAGGTACATTAATTTTTGTGTTAGTAGATCTGCTCGATAGATACGGCGGTTTTGTCGGTTATTTCGATTTTAATGCCAGTTATACAGTGGCATTTACCATGGGAGTAAGTATTTTTATGCTAGGATACTACCTATTTGGTTATCACTTAGAAGATGAGCGTAAGACAGTTGTACGAGAAGAATCAGTAGAACAGCGGGAGTTTTCTGTGGTGCATGAGACGACACTTCTCTTGGTTACTATCATGGAAAGAGATCAATTGTATTTGAATCCTAAGCTTACGTTGAGTGATATAGCCGCTTATACGAAACTTCGTAAGGCTGAAATTTCGCAGTGCCTTAATATTGTCCTTGGTCAATCGTACTACGAATGGCTTGCCGGTTATAGAGTGCAGTATGCCATTCGCTTGTTGGGGGAGAGTGGAGCAAATTACAAATTGGAAGCTATAGCCCATAGTTGTGGGTTTTCATCCAAAACGACCTTTGTACAGTATTTTAAAGAAATAGTAGGAATATTGCCTTCTACTTACCGTAATGATTTACTAACCCGTTAG
- a CDS encoding AraC family transcriptional regulator, translating into MYLYMVLNEKRDVDLIIILLLIVLTLDNTLGIVFRLAFPHLSLWSDAAPFGLIYGPLLYWVWLGFREERNIFKRILPHLLPFILAFVAYLLVSLLPPVKDKYMNEWLGMLYISMCVSWLWYSLMIFVGSYRHKDVDIGFLKYAIVLLLIAKSCMLPMLFDWKNSLALVSGGSVGLVMYGCMLTLSLLIFNYFVQRLKESVTFARKITDSIEIISADADRSILTAVQQQSISDYLNEEPYSDSSFNVTRMAEDLQLPKMLLSQYFSDRHGDTVIKTVNAWRVAKACRMLEQPNVQLTMEELAFACGFNSRASFYRNFNLEKGCSPSAYRERFFMR; encoded by the coding sequence ATGTACCTATACATGGTGTTGAACGAGAAGCGTGATGTGGATTTGATTATCATTTTGCTGTTAATAGTTTTGACATTAGATAATACTTTGGGTATTGTTTTTCGGTTGGCGTTTCCGCATTTATCGCTATGGAGTGATGCAGCTCCTTTTGGTCTTATATATGGTCCTTTGCTATATTGGGTTTGGCTGGGTTTTAGGGAGGAACGTAATATATTTAAACGGATTCTACCTCATCTACTCCCATTTATCTTAGCTTTCGTCGCTTACTTATTGGTATCCTTACTTCCTCCAGTGAAGGATAAATATATGAATGAGTGGTTAGGAATGCTTTACATAAGTATGTGCGTTTCTTGGTTATGGTATTCTTTAATGATATTCGTGGGCTCGTATCGTCATAAAGACGTCGATATTGGCTTTTTAAAATATGCAATTGTACTTTTACTAATTGCCAAATCCTGTATGTTGCCCATGTTATTTGATTGGAAGAATTCTTTGGCCCTAGTCAGTGGTGGAAGTGTAGGATTGGTGATGTATGGATGTATGTTGACGCTTTCACTTTTGATTTTTAATTATTTCGTGCAGCGACTCAAAGAATCAGTGACTTTCGCGCGTAAAATCACTGATTCAATAGAAATTATATCGGCGGATGCGGACCGATCTATATTGACAGCCGTTCAACAGCAATCGATTAGTGACTATCTTAATGAGGAACCGTATAGTGATTCTTCTTTTAATGTAACTCGTATGGCTGAAGATCTTCAACTGCCTAAAATGTTGCTTTCCCAATACTTTTCTGATAGGCATGGCGATACTGTAATCAAGACGGTCAATGCCTGGCGTGTTGCAAAGGCTTGTCGAATGTTGGAGCAGCCCAATGTGCAGCTGACTATGGAAGAGCTGGCTTTTGCCTGTGGTTTCAATTCAAGGGCTTCATTCTATCGTAATTTTAATCTCGAAAAAGGCTGTTCTCCTTCTGCCTATCGGGAGCGATTCTTTATGAGATAA